The genomic segment ATGGGCAATTTCATGCTGAAAGCACCGAGCCATTTTGTCTTTTGTTTCAACTGTATGAAACTCTCCCAATCTATCCTGATACTTGACGATAATGTTCTTAGAGCGACTAACCCGCATTTCTCACAAATAAAATGAAAAAGAGGGCCTTTTTATGATAAATT from the Marispirochaeta aestuarii genome contains:
- a CDS encoding peptide deformylase, translated to MRVSRSKNIIVKYQDRLGEFHTVETKDKMARCFQHEIAHLDGILYIDRMSDEYVFNEETNEKASVKYFLDLTRERFST